In a genomic window of Methanoregula sp. UBA64:
- a CDS encoding response regulator has translation MKQKIVVVEDDQPILDLMGILLTKMGYTPVLMPDGPDALAAIRSDPPALILLDIMMAPISGWEFLETLRNEYNMHEIPVILFTAVPLADEKAREYHDPHLGILQKPVTFSELKEKIGQFLA, from the coding sequence ATGAAACAAAAAATTGTGGTCGTAGAGGATGACCAGCCTATTCTCGACCTCATGGGCATTCTGCTGACCAAAATGGGATATACCCCTGTCCTGATGCCGGACGGACCGGATGCACTGGCCGCGATCCGGTCAGATCCCCCGGCGTTAATCCTGCTCGATATCATGATGGCGCCCATCTCGGGATGGGAGTTTCTGGAAACGCTGCGAAACGAGTACAACATGCACGAGATCCCCGTCATCCTCTTTACCGCAGTACCGCTTGCAGATGAGAAAGCCCGCGAGTACCACGATCCGCACCTGGGAATCCTCCAGAAACCGGTAACCTTTAGCGAACTAAAAGAGAAGATCGGGCAGTTCCTCGCATAG
- a CDS encoding PAS domain-containing sensor histidine kinase, whose amino-acid sequence MERELSLRGKRFTQTDIVRFFVIISLSLCAILITAVTIPRNDGILYAQLFYFPILYATYFYPKDGIILSGLCGIVYECLVYVTLFPDAVALWSATGQAVLFICVALAVAYFTNRIRVSEARYRSIFENSLLGIVLFDKNRFTIRMANQQLAGVLGYTTAELAQISFADLFFSPEYQRQFFERLGSGQDIRNFETCFVTKDGRPRWVNLSWSRIDETIISCSVIDIDAEVRARKEAADRSVQYRQVTESSPTGIVIAEGTTIRFANPAFSTITGYDPAEYTGRDLKEIIIPEDQERFAAFAGRWTAAAPVPDRAGFCLVTKKREVRRAVLYFTPITRDNLPACLINIIDNTEWEEYREQVEQTKERRREMMREVAQELMTPLQPVVGDLTLLVQDSESFGLTGETRQILERCLTSMDSERRTISHMLELSALEDEAPDLVYSVFPLHEMVASVIAAGGYARKADIVTDIPPGITFDADRRKVASVLDTLIANSIAYSKPPKKIWIAYRSSPGLPFHQLAVQDNGLGFSEARLDEIFTPDNEGNAGGAANGSARPGLSLTIAKKYIQLHGGYISVESIMNIGSTFTIHIPKVRPQNNADERRTP is encoded by the coding sequence ATGGAACGGGAACTCTCTTTGCGGGGCAAACGGTTCACGCAGACAGATATTGTACGGTTTTTTGTCATTATCTCGCTCTCACTCTGCGCGATCCTGATAACCGCAGTCACCATCCCGCGCAACGACGGCATCCTCTATGCCCAGCTCTTTTATTTCCCTATCCTCTATGCAACCTATTTCTACCCGAAAGACGGGATCATCCTGTCGGGGCTCTGCGGGATTGTCTACGAATGCCTGGTATACGTAACCCTCTTTCCCGACGCAGTCGCCCTCTGGTCCGCTACCGGGCAGGCCGTCCTTTTTATCTGCGTTGCCCTCGCGGTTGCGTACTTCACGAACCGGATCCGGGTCTCCGAAGCCCGCTACCGGAGCATCTTTGAAAATTCCCTTCTGGGGATCGTCCTCTTTGACAAGAACCGGTTTACCATCAGGATGGCAAACCAGCAGCTTGCCGGCGTCCTCGGCTACACGACTGCCGAACTGGCGCAGATCTCCTTTGCAGACCTGTTCTTCTCCCCGGAGTACCAGCGGCAGTTCTTCGAGCGCCTCGGGTCCGGGCAGGACATCAGGAACTTCGAGACCTGCTTTGTGACAAAAGATGGCCGGCCCCGCTGGGTGAACCTCTCGTGGAGCAGGATCGATGAGACGATCATCAGCTGTTCCGTCATCGATATCGATGCGGAGGTACGTGCCCGAAAGGAGGCGGCCGACCGGTCCGTCCAGTACCGGCAGGTGACCGAGAGTTCCCCGACAGGGATCGTGATCGCGGAGGGAACGACCATCCGTTTTGCCAACCCGGCCTTCTCGACGATCACCGGGTACGACCCGGCCGAATATACCGGCCGGGACCTAAAAGAGATCATCATCCCCGAAGACCAGGAGAGGTTTGCGGCCTTTGCCGGCCGCTGGACCGCCGCGGCCCCGGTCCCCGACCGGGCCGGATTCTGCCTGGTCACGAAAAAGCGCGAGGTCCGGCGGGCCGTGCTCTACTTTACACCGATCACCCGGGACAACCTTCCTGCCTGCCTCATCAATATCATCGACAACACCGAGTGGGAGGAGTACCGCGAGCAGGTCGAGCAGACAAAAGAACGGCGGCGCGAGATGATGCGCGAGGTGGCACAGGAACTCATGACACCGCTCCAGCCGGTGGTAGGGGATCTCACATTACTGGTGCAGGATTCGGAATCGTTTGGCCTGACCGGCGAGACCCGGCAGATCCTCGAACGGTGCCTCACGAGCATGGACAGCGAGCGCCGGACCATCAGCCATATGCTGGAACTGTCTGCGCTTGAAGACGAGGCCCCGGACCTTGTCTACTCGGTCTTCCCCCTGCACGAGATGGTCGCTTCCGTGATCGCCGCGGGGGGGTATGCCCGCAAGGCAGATATCGTAACCGACATCCCCCCCGGGATCACCTTCGACGCCGACCGCCGGAAAGTTGCGAGTGTGCTCGATACCCTGATCGCAAACAGCATCGCCTATTCCAAACCCCCGAAAAAGATCTGGATCGCCTATCGCAGCTCTCCGGGGCTTCCCTTCCACCAGCTTGCCGTGCAGGACAACGGCCTGGGGTTTTCCGAGGCACGGCTCGACGAGATCTTTACACCGGATAACGAAGGAAATGCCGGCGGGGCGGCAAATGGCAGCGCAAGACCCGGCCTCTCCCTTACCATCGCAAAGAAGTACATCCAGCTCCACGGGGGATACATCAGCGTAGAAAGCATCATGAATATCGGGAGCACGTTTACCATCCACATCCCGAAGGTGCGGCCACAAAACAACGCTGATGAGAGAAGAACACCATGA